A stretch of Pristiophorus japonicus isolate sPriJap1 chromosome 12, sPriJap1.hap1, whole genome shotgun sequence DNA encodes these proteins:
- the LOC139276950 gene encoding kunitz-type serine protease inhibitor C3 isoform X1 — MMHFQHPQNFAFLSEIDRFQLGDKVDPTDPTQQERYRREAAKQDPCMLPLDEGTCSRYTLRWYYHRRTGECRPFIYSGCSGNANRFQAQEDCEQTCRNKKEPIKEEGS; from the exons ATGATGC atttccagcatccgcagaactTTGCCTTTttgtctgagattgatagatttcagtTAG GCGATAAAGTAGATCCTACAGATCCTACACAACAGGAAAGATATAGAAGAGAAGCCGCCAAACAAG ACCCCTGCATGTTGCCTCTGGACGAGGGAACCTGCTCTCGGTACACCCTGCGATGGTATTACCACAGGAGGACTGGCGAGTGCCGACCCTTCATCTACAGCGGCTGCAGCGGCAACGCAAACCGGTTCCAGGCGCAGGAGGACTGCGAACAGACGTGCAGGAACAAGAAAG AACCCATCAAGGAAGAAGGAAGCTGA
- the LOC139276950 gene encoding PI-actitoxin-Aeq3b isoform X2 produces MMRDKVDPTDPTQQERYRREAAKQDPCMLPLDEGTCSRYTLRWYYHRRTGECRPFIYSGCSGNANRFQAQEDCEQTCRNKKEPIKEEGS; encoded by the exons ATGATGC GCGATAAAGTAGATCCTACAGATCCTACACAACAGGAAAGATATAGAAGAGAAGCCGCCAAACAAG ACCCCTGCATGTTGCCTCTGGACGAGGGAACCTGCTCTCGGTACACCCTGCGATGGTATTACCACAGGAGGACTGGCGAGTGCCGACCCTTCATCTACAGCGGCTGCAGCGGCAACGCAAACCGGTTCCAGGCGCAGGAGGACTGCGAACAGACGTGCAGGAACAAGAAAG AACCCATCAAGGAAGAAGGAAGCTGA